From the Limosilactobacillus panis genome, one window contains:
- the hprK gene encoding HPr(Ser) kinase/phosphatase — protein sequence MANHVTVQELVDKVRLKVLQGNDYLGRTITTSDISRPALEFAGYFKHYPAMRIQLLGITEISFSKDLSYDQMTEYMTRMCTPQTPCFVISTNLPIPAELKQAAEYAKIPILGTHLTSSQILSNMTSYLLGRLAPRKSLHGVLVDISGVGVLITGDSGVGKSETALELVRRGHRLVADDRVEVYARDEQTLVGTAPAILQHLMEIRGIGIIDVSTLYGTGAIMPEDNINLIVHLETWTPDVKFDRLGDRGDNQTIQGVIVPKVSVPVKTGRNLAIIIESAAMNYRAETMGYDATKTFDEKLNRLIKQNSARDSKEQGK from the coding sequence ATGGCAAACCATGTTACCGTTCAAGAATTAGTTGATAAAGTAAGATTAAAAGTTTTACAGGGAAACGACTACTTAGGTCGAACAATTACGACCAGTGACATTTCTCGGCCGGCCCTTGAGTTTGCTGGCTATTTTAAGCACTATCCAGCTATGCGGATTCAACTCCTGGGGATTACGGAGATCTCCTTTTCCAAGGACCTTAGCTATGACCAAATGACTGAATATATGACTAGGATGTGTACCCCCCAGACTCCGTGTTTTGTGATTTCTACCAACCTGCCGATTCCGGCAGAGCTGAAGCAGGCGGCTGAATATGCTAAGATTCCCATTCTAGGGACCCACCTGACGTCATCGCAGATCCTCAGTAACATGACCTCGTACCTGTTGGGTCGCCTAGCTCCCCGGAAGTCACTCCACGGGGTACTGGTAGACATCAGTGGGGTTGGTGTCCTGATTACCGGTGATTCCGGTGTCGGTAAGAGTGAAACCGCGCTGGAACTGGTTCGGCGGGGACACCGGTTAGTTGCCGATGACCGGGTAGAAGTTTATGCCCGAGACGAACAGACACTGGTTGGGACTGCCCCAGCGATTCTCCAACACCTGATGGAAATTCGGGGGATTGGGATTATTGATGTGTCCACCCTTTACGGAACCGGGGCAATCATGCCCGAGGACAACATCAACCTAATTGTCCACCTGGAAACCTGGACACCTGATGTTAAGTTTGATCGTCTTGGTGACCGGGGTGATAACCAAACAATTCAAGGAGTAATTGTTCCGAAGGTCTCGGTACCTGTTAAGACCGGGCGGAACCTCGCAATTATCATTGAATCCGCAGCAATGAACTACCGTGCCGAAACAATGGGCTACGATGCTACTAAGACGTTTGATGAAAAACTTAACCGGTTGATCAAGCAAAACTCCGCCCGCGACAGTAAGGAGCAGGGAAAATAA
- the lgt gene encoding prolipoprotein diacylglyceryl transferase, with amino-acid sequence MATFSGALNPIVLKFGAVEIHWYGVIIACGVVLALALSIREGKRQGIAEDYFYDYLLWAIPVAIICARIYYVTFQWPYYVHHPGEIIAIWDGGIAIYGAIIGGFLTLYCFCRAQHLSMWTMVDVIAPALIMAQGIGRWGNFMNQEAFGRVTTRAALVAQHIPNWIIQQMDVGGAYRVPTFLYESLWDLIGFALLMLLRHRPHLFKRGEVFLSYVMWYAAGRFVIEGMRTDSLMLGSLRISQVLSVLFFVSAPVIMVVRRRKAKPAWYWSSNKN; translated from the coding sequence ATGGCAACGTTTTCTGGGGCCCTTAACCCGATCGTACTGAAGTTCGGCGCGGTGGAGATTCACTGGTACGGGGTAATTATTGCCTGCGGGGTCGTGCTTGCTTTGGCCCTTTCCATTAGGGAAGGTAAGCGGCAGGGAATCGCGGAGGATTACTTTTACGATTACCTCCTGTGGGCGATTCCCGTGGCAATCATCTGTGCCCGCATATACTACGTCACTTTCCAGTGGCCTTATTATGTGCACCATCCCGGTGAAATAATCGCAATTTGGGATGGGGGGATCGCTATCTATGGCGCGATAATTGGTGGTTTCCTGACTCTCTACTGCTTTTGCCGTGCCCAACATTTGTCGATGTGGACAATGGTTGATGTCATTGCCCCGGCCCTGATAATGGCCCAGGGGATTGGTCGGTGGGGTAACTTTATGAACCAGGAGGCTTTTGGCCGGGTAACGACGAGGGCGGCGCTGGTTGCCCAACACATCCCGAACTGGATTATCCAGCAGATGGACGTTGGCGGTGCTTACCGGGTACCGACATTTCTGTACGAGTCACTTTGGGATCTAATCGGCTTCGCACTTCTGATGCTTCTGCGCCACCGTCCCCATCTTTTTAAACGGGGCGAGGTATTCCTTTCGTATGTAATGTGGTATGCGGCAGGGCGCTTCGTAATTGAGGGAATGCGTACGGATAGCTTAATGTTAGGTTCCCTCCGGATTTCTCAGGTCCTGTCAGTACTTTTCTTCGTTAGTGCCCCTGTGATTATGGTAGTGCGGCGGCGAAAGGCGAAGCCAGCGTGGTATTGGTCGAGTAACAAGAATTAA
- a CDS encoding NAD(P)H-dependent glycerol-3-phosphate dehydrogenase has translation MAEKIAVLGAGSWGSTLANMLVENGHDVKLWARNQAQVDQLNNEHVNPEYMKDLVYSDKLVATTDMTVAVKDAGVILIVIPTKGLRQIAGKLNTILAELGQRPLIIHATKGLEQSTYKRPSQMIEEEIAQKNRASIVVLSGPSHAEDVAIKDMTAVTAASADLAAAQKVQRLFSNSYFRVYTNDDVIGAEFGAALKNIIAIGAGALQGLGYHDNARAALITRGLAEIRRLGVAFGANPMTFIGLSGVGDLVVTATSKNSRNWRAGYQLGQGQKLDDVVANMGMVIEGVYTTKAAYELSRKRQVKMPITEALYDVLYNGKSIKTAIDQLMDRDLTSENE, from the coding sequence ATGGCAGAAAAAATTGCGGTTTTAGGTGCTGGCTCATGGGGCAGTACATTGGCAAATATGTTGGTGGAAAATGGTCATGATGTCAAGCTGTGGGCCCGCAACCAGGCCCAGGTCGACCAGTTGAATAACGAACACGTTAATCCGGAATACATGAAGGACCTTGTATACTCTGATAAACTGGTTGCTACCACGGACATGACGGTAGCGGTAAAAGATGCCGGCGTTATTCTGATTGTCATTCCAACCAAGGGCCTCCGCCAGATAGCCGGTAAGTTGAATACCATCCTTGCCGAATTGGGCCAACGGCCGTTAATTATTCATGCTACCAAAGGATTAGAGCAAAGTACTTACAAGCGGCCCTCACAGATGATTGAAGAGGAAATTGCTCAAAAAAACCGGGCTAGCATTGTTGTCCTCTCCGGGCCGAGTCACGCTGAAGACGTTGCTATTAAGGATATGACGGCGGTTACCGCGGCAAGTGCTGACCTGGCAGCGGCTCAAAAGGTCCAGCGGCTCTTCAGTAATTCTTACTTCCGGGTCTACACCAACGATGACGTTATCGGTGCCGAGTTCGGTGCGGCCCTAAAGAACATCATTGCCATTGGTGCTGGTGCTCTGCAGGGGCTGGGTTACCACGATAATGCCCGGGCAGCGTTAATTACCCGGGGACTAGCGGAAATTCGTCGCTTAGGCGTTGCTTTTGGGGCTAACCCAATGACCTTTATTGGCTTGTCCGGAGTGGGTGACCTTGTCGTTACCGCGACGAGTAAGAACTCACGAAACTGGCGAGCTGGCTACCAGCTGGGGCAGGGTCAAAAGTTGGACGATGTGGTTGCCAACATGGGCATGGTGATTGAAGGAGTCTACACGACCAAGGCTGCTTATGAATTGAGCCGGAAACGGCAAGTCAAGATGCCCATCACTGAGGCCCTGTATGATGTTTTATATAACGGTAAGTCAATTAAGACGGCGATTGATCAGTTAATGGACCGTGACTTGACATCAGAAAACGAATAA
- the galU gene encoding UTP--glucose-1-phosphate uridylyltransferase GalU has product MRRVRKAIIPAAGLGTRFLPATKALAKEMLPIVDKPTIQFIVEEARKSGIEDIVVVDGKNKRSIEDHFDSNPELEDNLRSKHKDEMLKLVEETTDINIYFIRQSHPRGLGDAVLTARDFIGDEPFVVMLGDDLNNINNNGEPLTKQLIESYHQTGASTLAVMRVPHEDTAKYGVINPSKEVTPGLYNVTSFVEKPAPKNAPSDLAIIGRYVFTPEIFDVLAKTKPGKGGEIQLTDAIDTMNQTQRVFAREYKGDRYDVGNKFGWIKTNIEYGLNHPQVKDELRDYIKNLGAKLTAQDKKAKK; this is encoded by the coding sequence ATGAGACGTGTTAGAAAGGCAATTATTCCTGCTGCCGGTTTAGGGACCCGTTTTCTTCCCGCAACTAAGGCACTTGCTAAGGAAATGCTGCCAATTGTTGATAAGCCAACCATTCAATTTATTGTTGAAGAAGCCCGGAAGTCAGGAATCGAAGACATTGTTGTTGTCGACGGCAAGAACAAGCGGTCAATTGAAGACCACTTCGATTCAAATCCCGAACTGGAAGATAACCTGCGGTCTAAGCATAAGGACGAGATGCTAAAGCTAGTTGAAGAAACGACCGATATCAACATCTACTTCATTCGTCAATCCCACCCACGGGGCTTAGGAGATGCTGTATTAACGGCTCGGGATTTCATTGGTGACGAACCCTTTGTTGTAATGCTAGGTGACGACCTTAACAACATCAACAACAATGGTGAACCATTGACCAAGCAACTGATTGAAAGCTACCACCAGACTGGTGCTTCCACCTTGGCGGTTATGCGGGTTCCACACGAAGATACTGCCAAGTACGGTGTTATTAACCCAAGCAAGGAAGTTACCCCTGGTCTGTACAACGTCACTAGCTTTGTTGAAAAGCCAGCCCCGAAGAACGCACCGAGCGATTTGGCTATCATTGGTCGTTACGTCTTCACTCCTGAAATCTTTGATGTGCTGGCAAAGACCAAGCCGGGCAAGGGTGGCGAAATCCAACTGACCGATGCCATTGACACGATGAACCAAACTCAACGTGTCTTTGCCCGTGAATACAAGGGTGACCGTTACGACGTTGGTAATAAGTTTGGCTGGATTAAGACCAACATTGAATACGGCCTTAACCACCCACAAGTTAAGGATGAATTACGAGATTACATCAAGAACCTGGGTGCCAAGTTGACGGCCCAAGATAAGAAGGCTAAGAAGTAA
- the trxB gene encoding thioredoxin-disulfide reductase — MAESKKYDVIIIGAGPGGMTTALYASRANLKVVMLDRGAYGGNLNNTASIVNYTGFKDVQGPELAEKMYQGATQFGAEYAYGTVTKIATNGQLKEVTTDMGDTFTAPVVVIATGSDHRKLGVPGEEQFSGRGVSYCAVCDGAFFKGKHLVVVGGGDSAVEEGLYLTQLASKVTVLVRRGELRAQPMLQDEAAKNDKMTFVYHTSVTEIVGDDVKVRGVKTHNNQTGENKEMAADGIFIYVGNIPMTKPFTDLGILDSDGWVKTDSTMKTAIPGIFAIGDVRETPLRQIATAVGDGAIAGQQVYQYIKGLK, encoded by the coding sequence ATGGCAGAAAGCAAGAAATACGATGTAATTATTATTGGCGCGGGCCCCGGTGGGATGACGACGGCCCTTTACGCATCCCGGGCAAACCTAAAAGTGGTGATGCTAGACCGGGGAGCTTACGGCGGTAATCTGAACAATACGGCTTCCATCGTCAACTACACCGGCTTCAAAGATGTCCAAGGGCCCGAACTGGCAGAGAAGATGTACCAGGGGGCAACACAATTTGGCGCCGAATATGCTTACGGGACGGTAACTAAGATTGCTACGAATGGGCAGCTAAAGGAAGTTACCACGGACATGGGCGATACCTTTACTGCTCCGGTCGTTGTGATTGCCACGGGATCTGATCACCGGAAACTCGGGGTACCCGGTGAAGAACAGTTTAGTGGTCGTGGCGTGTCCTACTGCGCTGTCTGTGACGGTGCTTTCTTTAAGGGGAAGCACTTAGTTGTTGTCGGTGGGGGTGACTCGGCTGTTGAGGAGGGGTTGTACCTGACACAACTGGCTTCTAAGGTAACGGTGCTGGTCCGTCGGGGAGAACTCCGCGCGCAACCAATGCTTCAGGATGAAGCAGCTAAGAATGATAAGATGACCTTCGTATACCACACCAGTGTCACCGAAATCGTTGGTGACGACGTTAAGGTGCGGGGGGTCAAGACCCACAATAACCAAACTGGTGAAAATAAGGAGATGGCCGCCGACGGGATCTTCATTTACGTCGGTAACATTCCAATGACCAAGCCATTTACTGATCTTGGTATCCTTGATAGTGATGGCTGGGTCAAGACGGATTCAACGATGAAGACGGCTATTCCTGGCATCTTCGCAATTGGGGATGTCCGTGAGACTCCGCTCCGCCAGATTGCCACGGCCGTTGGTGACGGTGCCATCGCTGGTCAGCAGGTCTATCAATACATTAAGGGACTAAAATAA
- a CDS encoding phospho-sugar mutase, with amino-acid sequence MSWKDTYQVWKERTDLDPKLKQELDAMSDDKEIEDAFYGPLSFGTAGMRGLMGPGINRMNIYTVRQATEGLATLMESLGDEVKQRGVAIGYDSRHNSYQFAHDSARVLGAHGIKVYIYDNVRPTPELSFAVRHNKTYAGIMITASHNPMEYNGYKIYGEDGGQMPPKESDMMTGYIRKIDDIFDIKLANEQEMLNHGLETVMGEDVDHAYLQHAKEVTVNPELAKEYGKDMKFVFTPLCGTGRMLGERALRQAGFTNFTIEPTEAQPNGDFPGLKHPNPEFPEAFVRSIKLGKKIDADVLIATDPDADRLGCAVRQPNGEYQLLTGNQIASIMLHYILEAHKQAGTLPKNAAAVKSIVSTNFAAKIAESYGVSMINVLTGFKWIADQIHQYETGKADHTFMFGFEESYGYLIKPFVRDKDAIQSLTLLAEVAAYYRSRNMTLYDGLQELFKKYGYFREKTIANTYAGVDGPAKIQGLMKKFREEAPADFAGHKVVATEDFSKGTKTTADGQVSELGIPESNVLRYLLDDETWIAIRPSGTEPKLKFYIGTSDDSLDKANAKLAEFEKALQAFAEE; translated from the coding sequence GTGAGCTGGAAAGACACCTACCAAGTATGGAAAGAACGGACCGACCTCGATCCTAAGCTTAAGCAAGAATTAGACGCAATGAGCGATGACAAGGAGATTGAGGACGCCTTTTATGGCCCACTGTCATTTGGTACTGCTGGAATGCGGGGACTGATGGGTCCCGGCATTAACCGGATGAACATCTACACGGTTCGTCAGGCTACCGAGGGATTGGCAACCCTGATGGAATCACTGGGGGATGAAGTCAAGCAACGTGGGGTAGCAATTGGTTATGATTCTCGTCATAACTCTTACCAATTTGCCCATGATTCTGCCCGAGTATTAGGGGCTCACGGAATCAAAGTTTACATTTACGATAACGTCCGGCCAACTCCTGAACTTTCCTTCGCTGTTCGCCACAACAAGACCTATGCCGGGATTATGATCACTGCTAGTCACAACCCAATGGAATATAACGGCTACAAGATTTATGGTGAAGATGGTGGGCAGATGCCGCCAAAGGAATCCGATATGATGACCGGTTACATTCGCAAGATTGATGATATCTTTGACATCAAGCTTGCGAATGAACAGGAAATGTTAAATCATGGTTTGGAAACTGTAATGGGTGAAGATGTTGATCACGCTTACCTACAACACGCCAAGGAAGTTACGGTTAACCCTGAACTGGCAAAGGAATATGGCAAGGATATGAAGTTCGTCTTCACACCACTGTGTGGGACTGGTCGGATGCTTGGTGAACGGGCGCTGCGGCAAGCTGGCTTTACCAATTTTACGATTGAGCCAACTGAAGCTCAACCAAATGGTGACTTCCCAGGTTTGAAGCACCCCAATCCAGAATTCCCTGAAGCATTTGTTCGTTCAATCAAGCTCGGCAAAAAGATTGACGCTGATGTCTTAATTGCGACTGACCCGGATGCTGACCGTTTAGGGTGCGCCGTTCGCCAACCAAACGGTGAATATCAACTGCTGACGGGGAACCAGATTGCCTCGATCATGCTGCATTACATCCTGGAAGCCCACAAGCAGGCGGGAACTTTGCCAAAGAACGCAGCCGCCGTTAAGTCAATTGTTTCCACTAACTTTGCTGCTAAGATTGCGGAAAGCTATGGTGTTTCAATGATCAACGTTTTGACCGGGTTCAAATGGATTGCGGACCAGATTCACCAATACGAAACTGGGAAGGCCGACCACACCTTCATGTTTGGTTTTGAAGAAAGTTATGGCTACCTGATTAAGCCATTTGTTCGGGATAAGGATGCTATCCAATCACTGACCCTGCTGGCTGAGGTTGCCGCATACTACCGGAGCCGGAATATGACCCTGTACGATGGCTTGCAAGAACTCTTCAAGAAGTACGGATACTTCCGTGAAAAGACGATTGCCAATACTTACGCTGGAGTTGACGGTCCGGCAAAGATTCAGGGACTGATGAAGAAGTTTAGGGAGGAAGCACCGGCTGATTTTGCGGGTCACAAGGTTGTTGCTACTGAAGACTTCTCCAAGGGGACCAAGACAACTGCTGACGGCCAAGTGAGTGAGTTGGGAATTCCAGAATCAAACGTACTCCGCTACCTGCTTGACGATGAGACCTGGATTGCTATCCGGCCATCAGGAACGGAGCCAAAACTGAAGTTCTATATTGGAACAAGCGATGATTCACTGGATAAGGCCAATGCTAAACTTGCTGAATTTGAAAAGGCTCTGCAGGCATTCGCTGAAGAGTAA
- the uvrB gene encoding excinuclease ABC subunit UvrB gives MIYRQPDKKFELVSDYQPTGDQPEAIAQLTKGIQNGDKAQILLGATGTGKTFTISNVIANVNKPTLILSHNKTLAGQLYGEMKKFFPHNAVEYFVSYYDYYQPEAYVPSSDTYIEKDASINDEIDKLRHAATTSLLERNDVIVVASVSSIFGLGDPREYQNSVISLHVGQQIERDKLLRDLVNIQFDRNDIDFQRGRFRVHGDVVEIFPASRDERALRIEFFGDEIDRIREVDALTGEVIGDSDKVSIFPATHFMTSDEIMDRALPEIEEDMKKQVKKFTDEGKLLEAERIQQRTTYDIEMMREMGYTNGIENYSRYMDGRQPGEPPFTLLDFFPKDFLLVVDESHQTMPQVRGMYNGDRARKQMLIDYGFRLPSALDNRPLKLGEFEQRVNQVVYMSATPGPYELNQTDHIAQQIIRPTGLLDPTIEVRPVMGQIDDLVGEINKRVERHERVFVTTLTKKMSEDLTDYLKDLGLKVKYLHSDIKTLERTQIIRDLRLGKFDVLVGINLLREGLDVPEVSLVAILDADKEGFLRNERSLIQTIGRAARNEHGAVIMYADTVTESMQKAIDETKRRRSIQMKYNEEHHITPHTIVKPIQEAISATKKTEDTGKKEDESEFTTKDFAKLSKDAQQKMVAELTEQMQAAAKRLDFEQAATLRDTVMELKAQMTKKKTKLGRKVK, from the coding sequence GTGATTTATCGACAACCAGATAAAAAGTTTGAACTTGTTTCCGATTATCAACCAACCGGGGACCAGCCGGAGGCAATTGCCCAGTTAACCAAGGGAATCCAAAACGGTGATAAGGCTCAAATCCTGTTAGGGGCCACCGGGACAGGGAAAACATTTACCATTTCCAACGTAATTGCTAACGTGAATAAGCCGACTTTGATCTTGTCCCACAACAAAACCTTGGCTGGACAGCTTTACGGCGAAATGAAGAAGTTTTTCCCCCACAATGCGGTTGAATACTTCGTTTCTTACTATGACTACTACCAACCAGAAGCCTACGTTCCTTCCAGTGACACTTACATTGAAAAGGACGCTTCAATTAACGACGAAATTGATAAGCTCCGTCATGCCGCCACGACTTCTTTGCTGGAACGAAACGACGTGATTGTCGTGGCCTCAGTTTCCAGTATCTTCGGTTTGGGGGACCCCCGGGAATACCAGAATAGTGTTATTTCCCTTCACGTTGGTCAGCAGATTGAGCGTGATAAACTCTTACGCGACCTCGTCAACATCCAGTTTGACCGGAATGACATCGACTTTCAACGGGGCCGTTTCCGGGTCCATGGTGACGTCGTGGAAATTTTCCCGGCCTCGCGTGACGAACGGGCCCTGCGAATTGAATTCTTTGGTGATGAAATCGACCGGATTCGAGAAGTGGACGCCCTCACCGGTGAAGTTATTGGCGACAGTGATAAGGTCTCCATTTTCCCGGCTACCCACTTTATGACCAGTGATGAAATTATGGACCGGGCCCTTCCAGAAATTGAAGAGGACATGAAAAAGCAGGTCAAGAAGTTTACCGACGAGGGGAAGCTCTTGGAGGCCGAACGAATTCAACAGCGGACCACTTATGATATTGAGATGATGCGGGAAATGGGTTATACGAACGGTATTGAAAACTATTCCCGCTATATGGATGGCCGCCAGCCTGGGGAACCACCATTTACCCTCCTGGACTTCTTCCCAAAAGACTTCCTGCTGGTAGTTGATGAATCGCACCAGACGATGCCGCAGGTTCGGGGGATGTACAACGGAGATCGGGCGCGGAAGCAGATGCTGATCGACTATGGCTTCCGTTTACCCAGTGCCCTTGACAACCGGCCGCTAAAGCTTGGTGAATTTGAGCAGCGGGTCAACCAGGTGGTTTACATGTCGGCAACTCCCGGACCGTATGAGTTGAACCAGACTGACCACATTGCCCAACAGATCATTCGGCCAACTGGTCTTCTGGACCCAACGATTGAAGTCCGGCCGGTAATGGGCCAGATTGATGACTTGGTCGGTGAGATCAACAAGCGGGTTGAACGCCATGAGCGGGTCTTCGTGACAACCCTGACTAAAAAGATGTCCGAAGATTTGACGGACTATCTGAAGGACCTCGGCTTAAAGGTAAAGTACTTGCACAGCGACATCAAGACCTTGGAGCGGACACAAATCATCCGTGACCTCCGTCTCGGTAAGTTTGATGTCCTGGTCGGAATCAACCTTCTCCGGGAGGGATTAGACGTTCCGGAGGTTTCCCTGGTTGCCATCCTCGATGCGGACAAGGAAGGTTTCCTGCGGAATGAGCGGTCCCTGATTCAAACGATTGGGCGGGCCGCCAGAAACGAACATGGTGCAGTTATCATGTATGCCGACACGGTAACCGAGTCAATGCAGAAGGCAATCGACGAGACCAAGCGGCGGCGGTCTATTCAGATGAAGTATAACGAAGAACACCACATCACGCCGCACACGATCGTCAAGCCAATTCAAGAGGCCATATCGGCAACGAAGAAGACGGAAGACACCGGCAAAAAGGAAGACGAGAGCGAGTTTACGACCAAGGACTTTGCCAAGTTATCTAAGGATGCTCAACAAAAGATGGTCGCTGAATTAACTGAGCAGATGCAGGCGGCAGCTAAGCGACTCGACTTTGAACAAGCGGCTACCCTGCGTGATACGGTAATGGAATTAAAGGCCCAGATGACGAAGAAGAAGACCAAACTTGGTCGAAAGGTTAAGTAA